CGCCTTTTCAGTCAAATCTGCTGCTCGAAAAGAAAGTGGCTGTCGCCGGACTATTCACGACGACAGCCAAGTCACCGGGGAGGACTTATTGCGCGGCTATTTACGCATTCACCGAAAGGCATTTTGATCTATCGAAAGCCGCTTTCGTCGCGCGGCGAATGAGAGACAAGAACTCGTCCCGGGCCGTTAACAGCGAGAGCGCCGCTTCTGTCGTCCCTTTGGGGCTTGTCACTTGTCGCCGGAGTTGGGCCGGCTCGTCTTCGGTGTGCAAGGCTAGAGCGCCAGCGCCGTAAACAGTTTCCTTAACGAGCTTCATGGCGAGCTCTCTTGGAAGGCCAAGTTCGCAAGCGGCTGTCGTAAGGCACTCCATCAAGTAGAAGATATAGGCTGGCCCGGAACCGCTGATAGCTGTGGCAGCGTCCAACAAAACCTCGCTATCCACCTTGTGTACAGGGCCGCCGACAGCAAACAGGGACGTGACCGTGTTTAGCTCTAGCTCCTGAATGCTGTTGCCTGGGAAGACAATCGTCGACCCCTTCCCGATTGCAGTAGGCGTATTGGGCATCGCCCGTATCAAACGCGCTTTTCCAAGGAGTGCCCCCAACTCCCCGATGGTCATACCCGCAGCAATACTAACGAAAACGGCTTGTTCGGAAAAACGACGATAGGCCGGGGCTTCTGCTCTTATTGCGTGAGGTTTTAAAGCGAAGACAATAAGATCGGCTTGGTCGGGTAGGCTCTCCGGCGTCTCATGTACGTTGGTTCCCAATCGTGCCGCTCGCTCGCGAAGGCCGACAACCGGCTCAACGACGTGCACTTTCTTCGGATCGCGTGCTTTTGAGCCTAGCCAGCCGCTCAAAAGCGCATAACCCATATTGCCGCAGCCGACGAGTATCAAACGATCGGCCACTGTCGATAGTGACTTGGCAACCATTTAGCCTTCCCTTCGCAGTCGCCGCCTTCATTTCGAAACATGAGGTCGTGGCGCCATTTTTCAGACCTCGCGGGGGCCGCCGAGCAAGCCTAAAGCCGAGCTGATTGTTGCGTCGCCACCCGATCCCAACAATTGTCCAAGTCTTTCGGAAGCAGATGCTTCATGATCCTTTGACTTGGCGTGCGCTCGAACTCACTGACGATTTCGATGTAGCGCGGGTTCTGATAGGACGCGAGACGGTCGGAGAGCCAGTCAGATAGACGTTCCGGTTCGATTGACTTGCCCTTCTTGGCTTTCACGAACAGCTTGATGTCCTGTTCGCCGACGTCCGCGGTAACACCGATCATTGCGCAATCTTCGACAGCGGGATGATTGGCCGCTACGTGCTCAACCTCCCAAGCCGACACGTTCTCGCCCTTGCATCTGACGCTGTCAGTGATGCGCCCGTGGAACCAGAGATTTCCTTCAGTATCCAAGGTGCCCGAGTCGCCGGTTCGCAGAGCTCCGCATACAAGGGCTTTGTCGGTCGCATCTTGATTGTCGAGGTACCCTTTGAAAAGCGCTCCATCCAATGAGGATCGAATAGCAATCTCTCCTCTGCTGCCAGGAACCGCGGGATTGCCACTCTGATCTATAATGTCAATGGTGTACCAAGGCATCGGCTTGCCAACCGACCCGACCACGCCCTCGATATTGCAGGTGGTAATGCTCGAGGCTTCTGTCATGCCGTAGCATTCCCGTATCTCGACGCCGAAGCGGTCCCTGAACTTTGGCCAAACGTCCTTGGGGCAACCGCCACCCCAAGCGATCCGCACAGAATGTTGCAGGTCGAGATCGCTTGCTGGCTGCTTTAGCAGAATCTGCAAAATGCCGCCCAAATAGTGAATGTGCGTCGCGCCAGCGCTTCGTACATGGCTCCAGAAAGAGCTCGCGCTGAAACGATCGATCATGGCTAAGGTGACATCTTCGATTATCGGCAGAATGATTAATTGCGCACCGCCGATGTGGAAGAGCGGCTCCCAAACGAAGAATATATCTCCAGGCTTCATCGCCGTCAGGATGCGAGCAGCCTCACCAGCAAGCCGCAACATGCCGTGCGTGACGAGAACACCCTTCGGTCTTCCGGTGGTGCCGGACGTATACATTATTGCGAATAGATCTTCGGCTTCGAGTGGAGCGTCGGCGAAAGCTAGTTCTTTCTGCAGAACCCTCTCGAGTGAGCGCTCATCATGCGGCTCACCGATCGTGATCACCGCATTAGATGAAATCTTGGCGCGGCAATCCACAATAGTGGAAAGAAACTCCCGATCGCAGACCACCAGGCTCGGCTTGCTGTGGTCGAGAATGTAGCGGAGCCCCTCACCTTTCTGTTGAGCATTCACTGGGACCCAGACGGCGCCTGCGCGGGCAATTCCGAAAAGTACAGCTAGCGACAGCCGCGAATTCCGCATCATGACAGCAACACGGTCACCCGGCTGCAGGCCTCTAAAACGCAAGTCTGCCGCAAATGTCGCGGAGTGTTTTTTCAACGCAGCGAAAGTGATCGCCTCACCGTTGAATTTGGCAAAGATTCGATCCGGATTTTGCTCAGCTTTCTCGTTGAAGTCAGCAATAAAGCCTTTAAGGGACTCGACCATGAAATGTCAGGCCTTCCTGGCTGCACGGTCGGCCAGAAACTTTTCCATCATCCGAGCTGTCTCGCCTGACGCGTAAGCCTCACGATGGATCCGCACCGCGGCATCGAGACACTCGCGGAAACGGACCTCGGTCATCTCGCGAAGCCATTGTTTGTCTAGGCGCATGGCGAGAGGAGGTTTCTCCGCCAGCTCGCGCGCTAGCGAGAGAGAAGCATCAAGGACGCTTTCCGCTGGAACAATCTTGTTGATGATTCCGATCGAATGACATTCGGTTGCATCCATCAATCGGCCGGTGAGGGTCAAATCTGTGGTGCGAGCGAGCCCTAGGATTTCCCGCATGATCCACGGCCCAGTGACACTCGCAATGCCTGAATTGATTTCGGGCTGACCCATCCGCACTCCAGCGTGGCCAATGCGGAAATCGCAGAGCAGCGCAACTTGGAAAGCCGAACCAGCGGCAACGCCATTCAAGGCCGCGATCAGTGGCTTAGGAAGCGACCGAATGACATCGTACAGGCGTTCCCACTCTGCGATCCATTTGGAACCGCTGTCGCCGTCGAACGTCTTCGCCTCGTTGAAATCCTGACCTGCGCAGAATGCCCGATCTCCCGCGCCGGTCAGAATAATCGCACGGACTGTATTGTCGCCCTGAAGATCCAGGAGGGCATCAACGAGCTCGCACCGCATTGGAGCATGCCAGGCATTGAGGATTTCCGGCCTGTTCAGCGTGATGACAGCAACCCCATCTTGCCTGTCGACGAGAATATACCGTTTCACGGCCCCAAACCCTTTTTATTGGAATGCAATATTCTATATCGGATAGTGGATGGATCGCGCGGGCAAGTCAAGCGCCTTTTCCTGGCTGCATTTGAAAAGCTAATCTATCCAGGGAGAACCGCTAACGCTTGCCCCTGTTTTGCCGCGAAGAATTCGCCGCTACACGAACCCATGGGCGTGGAGACGACTAGTCGGAAGCTACTTAGCTACCAAAGCCGCCACGCGGGCCCGCGAAAGGATTCGAGATAAGATCTCATCGGAGCAGCTCGGTTGCGAGCCTGCAGACGAGGGGGTGTCTTTGAACAGGAGATTCATCCCTATCATCGCAACCCGCCATAGAGTTTCTTTCGCGCTCATGGAATTTCGCGATCTCCGTTGGATCCCAGCGCCCCCGCACTGAAGGCTCCGCCAAGCATCCGAGGCACTCAGATTCAAGCGTCGGACACTTTGGTCGCTGCCTGCGAAATCTCGAACACACATTGTGCAGCCCACTCTTCGAACGCAAAAGACGATTGCGCTTTCCGCGCCGCCGCGCGGGCTGATGCATCGAGCAATCACCAAGTTGGTCGGGCTTGCCAGGCGAAACGATGTGCCGATGCGCCAGAGCTCTCTGCACTGGCCAAGTGGCGCCCATCATGATCGCCCGCCATAGGGCCGCACCTTCGGGGCAATATCGTGCTTCGCGATTTGTGGCAGCCTTGCCGAGATGCGGAAGCCTCATATGCACTGGCTGTTCGCCGAACCGGCGCTTTGCTTACGGCCTCCTTCAGATACCGTCTCGCGACGACCGTTGCTGTTCGGCTGACGGTTTCTATCGCCGAGGCCCCGTAGAGGGACTTTACATCTCCACTGGAGACCACTGCTGGAAACTCGCGCCAGTCACGGCGCTCCGTGTCATGCCTGGCACAAAAAACGGCCGCCCCAAACGGGGCGGCCAGTGTGTGTTCGTCGCGGGAGGAAGAATACGACGAACGAGTTCAACACAAACGCGCCAGCGTCTTACCCAACTGACCCAGGCCGATTGCAGCTGCGGCATTCTGGGATCCAAAACGCAGAGCGGCTCATCGTCTTCTGTTGCCCAGACGTGCGCACCTCGAAATCAACCCGTGCCCCTTGCCGCTGCACAATAGCCACTTGTCGATGTTGTTTGGTGCAATGGTTCGTACATTAACGCTGAAATTCGGCTCAAAATGCGTATTTTGAAGGATTTCCACCCGGTGCCGGGCAGGCTACCTCGATCGGATTTTAGCGACGCAAGCGGCAACTCGCCGAAGCGCCGGACGGGCGGCGCGCGTATGACGACAGTCGCCTAAACCACTCACTTACAGCCAACACTGCCAGCATGTTGCCATCTCCTCCAATGTTCGGCTACTGCCTTGTCGCCAACGGTCATTGGCTCACACGTGAAATCATCTGATGAAGTGGGATTTTGTTGCCATACCGCTCTCCTAAGACCAAGGCGTCGATCCCTGCATAAATAAGGACGATTCGGCACGCTTCTCGAGTTTTGGCGATGGATCGCTGAGGTTGCGAGCTGCTGTTCGCCAGCCTGCTATCTGTATCCTTCCAACGCCACCGAATTCTATTTGAGCTTCAGCCATGTTGAGCCTCTTCTGGCTGTGCCTCTACCTTTGGCTGCCCCCCTCAATTCGCGTCCCAGCTCAACAATAGACGTCACAGCGCCGTCCCTATTCACTAGCCTGCTGCAGAGATCCGGCCGAACTCCGTGGCCTGGCGCTCCAGCAGCCGCCGATAGATCCCGCCGGGCCGCCTCGTCAGAGCAGCATGCGTGCCCTGCTCGGCGATAACGCCGCCATCAAACACCAGAATGCGGTCGAGGCTGCGCACCGTCGATAGCCGATGTGCGATCACAATCGAGGTACGGCCCTTCATCAGCCGTTCCATTGCTTCTTGGATGAGGGCTTCCGATTCCGAGTCGAGGCTTGAGGTTGCTTCGTCCAGGATCAGAACCGGCGCATCGGCGAGAAAGGCGCGCGCCAGCGCGATGCGCTGCCGCTCGCCACCTGAGAGCTTGACGCCACGCTCACCAACCAGCGTGCCGTAGCCCCTGCGCAGGCGCAGGATGAACTCGTGCGCATTGGCAAGCCGCGCCGCACGCTCGATCGCCGCCATACTGGCTCCCGGCCGGCCATATGCGATGTTCTCGGCGAGCGAACGGTGGAACAGGATCGGTTCCTGCTGCACAACAGCCATCTGGCTGCGGAGCGATTGCTGCGTGGCCAGAGCGATGTCCTGGCCGTCGATCAGAATGCGCCCGCCCGAAATATCATAGAGCCGCTGCACCAGCTTAACGAAGGTCGTCTTACCGGATCCGGAGCGGCCGACCAGACCAACCCTCTCGCCGGCCTTTATGTCAACCGATAGCCTGTCATAGAGCGGTGCTTCGCCGCCGCCATACTGGAAGGTGACGTCGTCGAATACGATCTCACCGTCCTCAATGGCGATAGGACTTGCATCCGGCGCGTCCAGGACCCCGATCGGCTCGTCGTGGATCGCGACGAGCTCCTCCATATCGTTGACCGAACGCTGGAGGTTGTTGATGTATATGCCAACCTCACGCAGATATGCGTGGATAACGTAGTAGCTGGTCAGCACATAAGTGACATCGCCTGGTGAGGCGAGCCCAGCCATCCACAGCAGCACCGAGCCGCCGATCACCGAGGCTCGCAGGCACAAGAGCAGCGAGATCTGAGACATCGCGGCATAGTTGTAGCGCAACCAGGTTCGCAGCGACCGCATTCGCCAGCGGTTGATGGTGCGGGCGAGCCGAGCTTCCTCACGCGCTTCAGCGCCGAAGGATTTTACCACCGCATTGCAAGTAATCGCATCGGCCAGCGTGCCGCCAACCTTTGTGTCGCAGGCGTTGGAGACCCGTGCGGCAGGCGCGATATAGCGGATCGCGAATATCAGCGTAATCGCGGCATAAAATGCCGTACCAATCGCGATCACGCCGCCAAGCGCAGGCCAATGCAGCCCGAGCAGGATCATCGAGCCGATCAGTATCGTCAAAGACGGCAATAGGCACACCAAAATGGTATTGTTGAGCAAGTCGATCGCCCCCATTCCGCGCGTGATCTTTCGCACGCTCGAACCGGCGAAAGAGTTGGCGTGCCAATCGGTTGAGAACCGTTGGATGCGCATGAACGCCTCGCGCGTCACATCCGACATCGTCTGAAGCGTGAACGGAATGATTGCCCGCAGACCTATGAAGCGCAGGATCATCGAAATTAG
This genomic interval from Bradyrhizobium sp. CB82 contains the following:
- the proC gene encoding pyrroline-5-carboxylate reductase, whose product is MVAKSLSTVADRLILVGCGNMGYALLSGWLGSKARDPKKVHVVEPVVGLRERAARLGTNVHETPESLPDQADLIVFALKPHAIRAEAPAYRRFSEQAVFVSIAAGMTIGELGALLGKARLIRAMPNTPTAIGKGSTIVFPGNSIQELELNTVTSLFAVGGPVHKVDSEVLLDAATAISGSGPAYIFYLMECLTTAACELGLPRELAMKLVKETVYGAGALALHTEDEPAQLRRQVTSPKGTTEAALSLLTARDEFLSLIRRATKAAFDRSKCLSVNA
- a CDS encoding AMP-binding protein, which translates into the protein MVESLKGFIADFNEKAEQNPDRIFAKFNGEAITFAALKKHSATFAADLRFRGLQPGDRVAVMMRNSRLSLAVLFGIARAGAVWVPVNAQQKGEGLRYILDHSKPSLVVCDREFLSTIVDCRAKISSNAVITIGEPHDERSLERVLQKELAFADAPLEAEDLFAIMYTSGTTGRPKGVLVTHGMLRLAGEAARILTAMKPGDIFFVWEPLFHIGGAQLIILPIIEDVTLAMIDRFSASSFWSHVRSAGATHIHYLGGILQILLKQPASDLDLQHSVRIAWGGGCPKDVWPKFRDRFGVEIRECYGMTEASSITTCNIEGVVGSVGKPMPWYTIDIIDQSGNPAVPGSRGEIAIRSSLDGALFKGYLDNQDATDKALVCGALRTGDSGTLDTEGNLWFHGRITDSVRCKGENVSAWEVEHVAANHPAVEDCAMIGVTADVGEQDIKLFVKAKKGKSIEPERLSDWLSDRLASYQNPRYIEIVSEFERTPSQRIMKHLLPKDLDNCWDRVATQQSARL
- a CDS encoding enoyl-CoA hydratase/isomerase family protein — its product is MKRYILVDRQDGVAVITLNRPEILNAWHAPMRCELVDALLDLQGDNTVRAIILTGAGDRAFCAGQDFNEAKTFDGDSGSKWIAEWERLYDVIRSLPKPLIAALNGVAAGSAFQVALLCDFRIGHAGVRMGQPEINSGIASVTGPWIMREILGLARTTDLTLTGRLMDATECHSIGIINKIVPAESVLDASLSLARELAEKPPLAMRLDKQWLREMTEVRFRECLDAAVRIHREAYASGETARMMEKFLADRAARKA
- a CDS encoding ABC transporter ATP-binding protein → MTAMDDKRPIAIRAVLQFAFRHWLRQPYRAAAVLVGFLGSTVADLFMPVYSGHLVDALTAGPYNQAARHAALVAFGGIVALGLISMILRFIGLRAIIPFTLQTMSDVTREAFMRIQRFSTDWHANSFAGSSVRKITRGMGAIDLLNNTILVCLLPSLTILIGSMILLGLHWPALGGVIAIGTAFYAAITLIFAIRYIAPAARVSNACDTKVGGTLADAITCNAVVKSFGAEAREEARLARTINRWRMRSLRTWLRYNYAAMSQISLLLCLRASVIGGSVLLWMAGLASPGDVTYVLTSYYVIHAYLREVGIYINNLQRSVNDMEELVAIHDEPIGVLDAPDASPIAIEDGEIVFDDVTFQYGGGEAPLYDRLSVDIKAGERVGLVGRSGSGKTTFVKLVQRLYDISGGRILIDGQDIALATQQSLRSQMAVVQQEPILFHRSLAENIAYGRPGASMAAIERAARLANAHEFILRLRRGYGTLVGERGVKLSGGERQRIALARAFLADAPVLILDEATSSLDSESEALIQEAMERLMKGRTSIVIAHRLSTVRSLDRILVFDGGVIAEQGTHAALTRRPGGIYRRLLERQATEFGRISAAG